A single region of the Silene latifolia isolate original U9 population chromosome 8, ASM4854445v1, whole genome shotgun sequence genome encodes:
- the LOC141595876 gene encoding putative F-box protein At3g44060 isoform X1, whose translation MKLGNGVESRRNKRCLDKINTLPDELLVLILSFLPTWYAVRTSILSRRWRYLFTLTDCLYFDDEPFKRRGDRRRFENFVYKVLELHKISPIMKFSLVRRATYSKLHLNAWVKHAIQKGVQEIHYQYDIDERELPYDLITSKTLMKLSVIGHKRHGIKIPKSSWLPNLKILHLNSVRFGDDYHSTESGYHSTERLLSSCEFLEELTLDNCVLSTKGHVTISLGQLKVLKIIKCSVDNIFFEIEAPKLAYLTYYSIVGVKIVPLWKYSCSLVKAELHLYSSADDRDILRDVAYKTTELHLVFNSVQCLLTIDHMGQVPDFPCLSRLHSFYFSYDSWKYVTSVLDKSPHLETIVFQAGVYHCCLFSKPPQNESLLPFSCNAKVIEVNDFCGYDGSSLLLLGHLLRNARVLKKLIVRKCHGFDDMEKARQLSKDLLMLPRASSDCSMLVLNYNGVTSS comes from the exons ATGAAACTTGGTAACGGTGTTGAAAGCCGAAGAAATAAGCGttgtttggataaaattaatacCTTACCAGATGAATTACTCGTTCTCATACTTTCGTTTCTACCAACATGGTATGCTGTGAGAACAAGTATTCTATCGAGGAGATGGCGATACCTCTTTACATTGACTGATTGTCTCTATTTTGACGATGAACCATTCAAACGCCGGGGTGATAGAAGAAGGTTTGAAAATTTTGTTTATAAAGTCTTGGAATTGCACAAAATATCACCCATCATGAAATTTAGTCTAGTCCGTCGAGCCACTTATAGTAAATTACATTTGAATGCGTGGGTTAAGCATGCGATACAAAAGGGAGTTCAGGAGATTCACTATCAGTATGATATTGATGAACGCGAGTTACCATATGATCTTATAACGTCCAAAACATTGATGAAATTGTCAGTGATAGGGCATAAACGTCATGGTATCAAGATTCCTAAATCGTCATGGTTGCCGAACCTTAAGATTTTGCACCTGAATTCTGTTAGATTTGGCGATGATTATCATTCAACAGAAAGTGGTTATCATTCAACAGAAAGATTGTTATCTAGCTGTGAATTTCTTGAAGAATTAACTCTCGATAATTGTGTATTGTCTACTAAGGGTCATGTAACTATTTCTTTAGGACAACTCAAAgttctaaaaataataaaatgttCTGTTGATAAtattttctttgaaattgaagCTCCTAAGTTGGCATATTTAACATATTATAGCATTGTTGGTGTGAAAATTGTTCCTTTGTGGAAATATTCATGCTCTCTTGTCAAGGCAGAATTACACTTATACTCTTCTGCAGATGACCGTGATATTTTAAGAGATGTTGCCTATAAAACCACAGAATTACATCTTGTATTCAACTCAGtacag TGTCTTCTTACGATAGACCATATGGGGCAAGTGCCTGATTTTCCTTGCCTTTCAAGATTACATTCTTTCTACTTCtcttatgattcatggaaatatGTGACAAGCGTGCTTGACAAATCTCCTCACCTTGAAACAATCGTTTTTCAAGCG GGCGTCTATCACTGCTGTCTATTTTCAAAACCACCTCAAAACGAATCTCTACTACCGTTTTCATGCAATGCCAAAGTGATCGAAGTGAATGACTTTTGTGGTTATGACGGTTCATCGTTATTACTTCTAGGGCATCTTCTTAGAAATGCGAGAGTCCTGAAGAAGTTGATCGTTCGTAAATGTCATGGCTTTGATGACATGGAGAAAGCACGGCAGTTAAGCAAGGATTTGTTGATGCTTCCAAGAGCTTCAAGTGACTGTTCTATGCTTGTATTGAACTATAATGGCGTAACAAGTTCATGA
- the LOC141595876 gene encoding putative F-box/LRR-repeat protein At5g15620 isoform X2, whose protein sequence is MNHSNAGVIEEDDRDILRDVAYKTTELHLVFNSVQCLLTIDHMGQVPDFPCLSRLHSFYFSYDSWKYVTSVLDKSPHLETIVFQAGVYHCCLFSKPPQNESLLPFSCNAKVIEVNDFCGYDGSSLLLLGHLLRNARVLKKLIVRKCHGFDDMEKARQLSKDLLMLPRASSDCSMLVLNYNGVTSS, encoded by the exons ATGAACCATTCAAACGCCGGGGTGATAGAAGAAG ATGACCGTGATATTTTAAGAGATGTTGCCTATAAAACCACAGAATTACATCTTGTATTCAACTCAGtacag TGTCTTCTTACGATAGACCATATGGGGCAAGTGCCTGATTTTCCTTGCCTTTCAAGATTACATTCTTTCTACTTCtcttatgattcatggaaatatGTGACAAGCGTGCTTGACAAATCTCCTCACCTTGAAACAATCGTTTTTCAAGCG GGCGTCTATCACTGCTGTCTATTTTCAAAACCACCTCAAAACGAATCTCTACTACCGTTTTCATGCAATGCCAAAGTGATCGAAGTGAATGACTTTTGTGGTTATGACGGTTCATCGTTATTACTTCTAGGGCATCTTCTTAGAAATGCGAGAGTCCTGAAGAAGTTGATCGTTCGTAAATGTCATGGCTTTGATGACATGGAGAAAGCACGGCAGTTAAGCAAGGATTTGTTGATGCTTCCAAGAGCTTCAAGTGACTGTTCTATGCTTGTATTGAACTATAATGGCGTAACAAGTTCATGA
- the LOC141595877 gene encoding F-box protein At4g22280-like, translating into MESSMKLGNDVEGQRNKRRLNNISNLPDELLVLIISFLPTWYAVRTSIISRRWRYLFTFSDCLSFDDAPCFKHRGAITTVDTAGTRRFENFVYKVLELHQISPIKKFSLVCIATYDKSHLNAWVKYAIQKGVQELQYKVYECELPYDLVMCKTLVKLEMRLCMYRYIQIPPSSWLPSLKILHLNFVRFGDYHSTERLLSSCEFLEELTLKNCVLYTRGHVTISLGQLKVLIIKNCYVNNGFFEIEAPNLAYLTYDSIAGVKIVPLWKYSCSLVEAKLHFDCHADDDRSLEEHRDILRAAAFKTTELHLRPNSVECLFMIGNMEQVPDFPSLTRLHLSYFSYDSWKNVKSVLDKSPQLETVVFTADLHDCDRRSSAPPPSESLLPFSCHAKVIDEVNHLCGHERSSLLLLGHLLRNARVLKKLIVRKCHGFDDNGVTTS; encoded by the exons ATGGAGTCATCTATGAAACTTGGTAACGATGTTGAAGGACAAAGAAATAAGCGTCGTTTGAATAACATCAGTAATTTACCAGATGAATTGCTCGTTCTCATAATTTCGTTTCTACCTACATGGTATGCTGTGAGAACAAGTATTATATCCAGGAGATGGCGATACCTCTTTACATTTTCTGATTGTCTCTCTTTTGATGATGCACCATGTTTCAAACACCGGGGAGCAATTACGACAGTCGATACCGCTGGTACTAGAAGGTTTGAAAATTTTGTTTATAAAGTCTTGGAATTGCACCAAATATCACCCATCAAGAAATTTAGTCTAGTTTGTATAGCCACCTACGATAAATCACATTTGAATGCGTGGGTTAAATATGCGATACAAAAGGGAGTTCAGGAGCTTCAATATAAGGTTTATGAATGCGAGTTACCTTATGATCTTGTGATGTGCAAAACGCTAGTGAAACTGGAAATGAGATTGTGTATGTACCGTTATATCCAAATTCCTCCATCATCATGGTTGCCGAGCCTTAAGATTCTTCACCTAAATTTTGTTAGATTTGGTGATTATCATTCAACAGAAAGATTGTTATCAAGCTGTGAATTTCTCGAAGAATTAACTCTCAAAAATTGTGTATTGTATACTAGGGGTCATGTAACTATTTCTTTAGGACAACTCAAAGTGCTAATAATAAAAAATTGTTATGTTAACAATGGTTTCTTTGAGATTGAAGCTCCTAATTTGGCATATTTAACATACGATAGCATTGCTGGTGTGAAAATTGTTCCTTTGTGGAAATATTCATGCTCTCTTGTCGAGGCAAAACTACACTTTGACTGTCACGCAGATGACGACCGTTCACTTGAGGAGCACCGTGATATCTTAAGAGCTGCTGCCTTTAAGACCACAGAATTACATCTTCGACCCAACTCAGTCGAG TGTCTTTTTATGATAGGCAATATGGAGCAAGTGCCTGATTTTCCTAGCCTGACAAGATTACACCTTTCCTACTTCTCTTATGATTCATGGAAAAATGTGAAAAGCGTGCTTGACAAATCTCCTCAACTTGAAACTGTCGTCTTTACCGCG GACCTCCATGACTGCGATCGTCGTTCTTCAGCGCCACCTCCAAGTGAATCTCTACTACCGTTTTCATGCCATGCCAAAGTGATCGACGAAGTGAATCACCTTTGTGGGCATGAGCGTTCGTCATTATTACTTCTAGGGCATCTTCTTAGAAATGCGAGAGTCCTGAAGAAGTTGATCGTTCGCAAATGTCATGGCTTTGATGACAATGGTGTAACAACTTCATGA